Proteins co-encoded in one Actinomadura luteofluorescens genomic window:
- a CDS encoding ATP-binding protein, with amino-acid sequence MTERMERLGEPIGFTGEGDGGRRARRAVRERAAKVFADETLLDDVELMTAEGVANAILHGSGLISVTIATDGRRLHVEVSDDGPAQADPDGPPRLDHGRGLTVIDALAGEWGLDQTPHRTRLWFILDGHRPPAAV; translated from the coding sequence GTGACCGAGAGGATGGAACGGCTCGGCGAACCGATCGGCTTCACCGGGGAGGGCGACGGCGGCCGCCGCGCCCGCCGCGCCGTCCGCGAGCGCGCCGCGAAGGTCTTCGCCGACGAGACTCTCCTCGACGACGTCGAGCTGATGACCGCCGAGGGCGTCGCCAACGCCATCCTGCACGGCTCCGGACTCATCAGCGTCACGATCGCCACCGACGGCAGACGCCTCCACGTCGAGGTGTCCGACGACGGCCCAGCCCAGGCCGACCCCGACGGCCCGCCCCGCCTCGACCACGGCCGCGGCCTCACCGTCATCGACGCCCTCGCCGGCGAATGGGGCCTGGACCAGACCCCCCATCGCACCCGCCTCTGGTTCATCCTCGACGGCCACCGCCCACCCGCCGCAGTGTGA
- a CDS encoding AMP-binding protein, with protein MSGRSEFGRRAVSAGRAVSAGRVVSAARAGGMFARSGLWRPGPPLRVARQLGALRRWGTLLGGTLASAAARDPGAVAIVDDDGELTYAEVDARTDRLAAALTAPGSAPEHGAAPRVAVLCRNHRGMVEALVACSKRGSDLVLLNTGMSTEQLVTVLRRQEVEVVIADAEFAGFIAAVPKTVRVVTAGGRGSELENLIVTAPAAPIGPPARAGRTIVLSSGTTGRPKGADRHSRPGLSPLTSILSRLPYRVHERMFIEAPLFHTWGYAMLQIAVSLRATIVLRARFDPEQTLRTIDQTRATALVAVPVMLQRVLDVPEAARRKHDTSSLRIAAVSGSALPATLATAFMDEFGDVLYNLYGSTEASWVTIATPADLRARPDTAGTPPPGTRVAVLDDEGAPVPPGTTGRIFAANELLFAGYTSGDTKEMRDGLMSLGDVGHLDEQGRLFVHGRDDDMIVSGGENVFPSAIEEVLERLPQVREVAVVGVPDEEFGRRAAAFVVLREGETLDEDAVRAHVRDHLARYAVPRDVHFLDALPRNPTGKVLRRALPT; from the coding sequence ATGAGCGGACGATCGGAGTTCGGGCGCCGCGCGGTGTCGGCCGGGCGCGCGGTGTCGGCCGGTCGGGTGGTGTCGGCCGCGCGGGCGGGCGGGATGTTCGCCCGCAGCGGCCTGTGGCGTCCCGGCCCGCCGCTGCGGGTCGCCCGCCAGCTCGGCGCCCTGCGCCGCTGGGGCACCCTGCTCGGCGGGACGCTCGCCTCCGCCGCCGCCCGCGACCCCGGCGCCGTCGCGATCGTCGACGACGACGGGGAACTCACGTACGCGGAGGTCGACGCCCGCACCGACCGGCTCGCCGCCGCCCTCACCGCCCCCGGCTCCGCCCCCGAACATGGGGCCGCGCCGCGCGTAGCCGTCCTGTGCCGCAACCACCGCGGCATGGTCGAGGCGCTCGTCGCGTGCAGCAAGCGCGGCTCGGACCTCGTCCTGCTGAACACCGGGATGAGCACCGAGCAGCTCGTGACCGTCCTGCGGCGGCAGGAGGTCGAAGTGGTGATCGCCGACGCGGAGTTCGCCGGCTTCATCGCGGCCGTGCCGAAGACCGTGCGGGTGGTCACCGCCGGCGGGAGGGGCTCGGAGCTGGAGAACCTCATCGTCACGGCGCCCGCCGCGCCGATCGGCCCCCCGGCCAGAGCGGGCCGGACGATCGTCCTCAGCTCCGGCACGACCGGCCGCCCCAAGGGCGCCGACCGGCACTCGCGCCCCGGGCTGTCGCCGCTCACGTCGATCCTGTCCCGCCTCCCCTACCGGGTGCACGAGCGGATGTTCATCGAGGCGCCGCTGTTCCACACCTGGGGCTACGCGATGCTCCAGATCGCGGTCTCGCTCCGCGCCACGATCGTCCTGCGGGCCCGGTTCGACCCCGAGCAGACGCTCCGCACGATCGACCAGACCCGCGCGACCGCGCTGGTCGCCGTCCCGGTCATGCTGCAACGCGTCCTGGACGTGCCGGAGGCCGCGCGCCGCAAGCACGACACGTCCTCGCTTCGGATCGCGGCCGTCAGCGGCTCGGCGCTGCCCGCGACGCTCGCCACCGCCTTCATGGACGAGTTCGGCGACGTCCTCTACAACCTGTACGGGTCGACGGAGGCGTCCTGGGTGACCATCGCGACGCCCGCCGACCTGCGAGCCCGCCCCGACACCGCGGGCACGCCGCCGCCGGGGACGCGGGTCGCGGTCCTGGACGACGAGGGCGCCCCCGTCCCGCCCGGCACCACGGGCCGGATCTTCGCCGCGAACGAGCTGCTGTTCGCCGGCTACACCAGCGGCGACACCAAGGAGATGCGCGACGGCCTGATGAGCCTCGGCGACGTCGGGCACCTCGACGAGCAGGGCCGCCTGTTCGTGCACGGCCGCGACGACGACATGATCGTCTCGGGCGGGGAGAACGTCTTCCCCAGCGCGATCGAGGAGGTGCTGGAGAGGCTGCCGCAGGTGCGGGAGGTCGCGGTGGTCGGCGTCCCGGACGAGGAGTTCGGCCGGCGCGCCGCCGCGTTCGTCGTCCTGCGCGAGGGCGAGACCCTCGACGAGGACGCCGTCCGCGCCCACGTCCGCGACCACCTGGCCCGCTACGCCGTCCCACGCGACGTCCACTTCCTGGACGCCCTCCCCCGCAACCCCACCGGCAAGGTCCTGCGCCGAGCCCTCCCCACCTGA
- a CDS encoding MDR family MFS transporter: protein MSHRQILEALSGLLLVLFVAMLSSTVVSTALPQIIGALKGSQSQYTWVVTATLLVSTASTPIWGKLADLYDKKMLLQAGVGIFVLASVASGFAQSTAQLIAFRAVQGLGVGALQILVQIIMAAMISPRDRGRYYGYLGGVMAVATVGGPLLGGLIVDSALGWRWCFFIGVPFAVVAFALLQKTLRLPHVRRPNVKIDYLGATLIAAGVSVLLIWVTFVGENFAWLSWQTAAMAGSGVVLLAAAVWVESRAAEPIVPLDIVARRNTALAITASLAVGMAMFGGAVFLGQYFQIGRGYSPTKAGLLTFPMMLGVFGASTVAGRFASKTGKVKPYILAGTVVLTAGFGLLATIDHQTSLVFIGAAMFLVGAGVGMTMQNLVLVVQNSVRLHEIGAASGTVTFFRSLGGTVGVSVLGAVLANQVADRIADGLRKLGVKPGAGGDAGTLDIGAFPAPVQEVVRAAYGDATGHIFLISAAIAIVGIVAAAFLKPVTLRDSLDLGDAPEPAKRDVPAPAAEGRALSGS, encoded by the coding sequence ATGTCGCACCGCCAGATCCTCGAAGCGCTCAGCGGCCTGCTGCTGGTGCTGTTCGTGGCGATGCTGAGCAGCACCGTCGTGTCCACCGCGCTGCCGCAGATCATCGGCGCGCTCAAGGGCAGCCAGTCGCAGTACACCTGGGTCGTCACCGCGACGCTGCTCGTGTCGACCGCCAGCACCCCGATCTGGGGCAAGCTGGCCGACCTCTACGACAAGAAGATGCTGCTCCAGGCGGGCGTCGGCATCTTCGTCCTGGCGTCGGTGGCGTCCGGCTTCGCGCAGAGCACCGCGCAGCTCATCGCGTTCCGGGCCGTGCAGGGCCTCGGCGTCGGCGCGCTGCAGATCCTCGTCCAGATCATCATGGCCGCGATGATCAGCCCGCGGGACCGCGGCCGCTACTACGGCTACCTCGGCGGCGTGATGGCCGTCGCCACGGTCGGCGGGCCGCTGCTCGGCGGCCTCATCGTGGACTCCGCGCTCGGCTGGCGCTGGTGCTTCTTCATCGGCGTGCCGTTCGCGGTGGTGGCCTTCGCGCTGCTGCAGAAGACCCTGCGGCTCCCGCACGTCCGGCGGCCGAACGTGAAGATCGACTACCTGGGCGCGACGCTCATCGCCGCCGGCGTCAGTGTCCTGCTGATCTGGGTCACCTTCGTCGGCGAGAACTTCGCCTGGCTCTCGTGGCAGACCGCCGCGATGGCCGGCTCCGGCGTGGTGCTGCTCGCCGCGGCCGTGTGGGTCGAGTCCCGCGCGGCGGAGCCGATCGTCCCGCTGGACATCGTGGCGCGCCGCAACACCGCGCTCGCGATCACGGCCAGCCTCGCCGTCGGCATGGCGATGTTCGGCGGCGCCGTCTTCCTCGGCCAGTACTTCCAGATCGGGCGCGGCTACAGCCCGACCAAGGCGGGCCTGCTCACGTTCCCGATGATGCTCGGCGTGTTCGGCGCGTCCACCGTGGCCGGGCGCTTCGCCAGCAAGACCGGCAAGGTCAAGCCGTACATCCTCGCCGGGACGGTCGTGCTGACCGCCGGGTTCGGTCTGCTGGCCACCATCGACCACCAGACCTCGCTCGTCTTCATCGGCGCCGCGATGTTCCTGGTCGGCGCCGGCGTCGGCATGACGATGCAGAACCTCGTCCTCGTCGTGCAGAACTCGGTGCGCCTGCACGAGATCGGCGCCGCGAGCGGGACGGTCACGTTCTTCCGCTCCCTCGGCGGGACGGTCGGCGTCTCCGTGCTCGGCGCCGTCCTGGCGAACCAGGTCGCGGACCGGATCGCCGACGGGCTGCGCAAGCTCGGCGTGAAGCCGGGCGCGGGCGGCGACGCGGGCACCCTCGACATCGGCGCGTTCCCCGCGCCCGTCCAGGAAGTCGTCCGGGCCGCCTACGGCGACGCGACCGGCCACATCTTCCTGATCTCCGCGGCGATCGCGATCGTCGGCATCGTCGCGGCGGCCTTCCTCAAGCCGGTGACCCTGCGCGACAGCCTCGACCTCGGGGACGCGCCGGAGCCCGCGAAGCGGGACGTCCCCGCGCCCGCCGCGGAGGGCCGCGCGTTGTCAGGCTCCTGA
- a CDS encoding TetR/AcrR family transcriptional regulator has protein sequence MESTGGLRERKKEATRRALHEAAVRLAVEHGLDEVTVEAIADAAGVSRRTFSNYFAGKEDALLYGDEQRMNAVLETFASRPSGESSWSALRASLDALHAEAGELDPQWAAQTRLARKHPSVLGRQLATYAEFERALADLIASRDGLPRLRARVMAGAFMTALRIASLTWIEEQPVRPLAEVAAETLTEMAREFH, from the coding sequence ATGGAGAGCACCGGCGGGCTGCGCGAACGCAAGAAGGAGGCGACGCGCCGCGCCCTGCACGAGGCCGCGGTGCGCCTCGCCGTCGAGCACGGCCTGGACGAGGTCACCGTCGAGGCCATCGCCGACGCGGCGGGCGTGTCCCGCCGCACCTTCTCCAACTACTTCGCCGGCAAGGAGGACGCCCTCCTCTACGGCGACGAGCAGCGGATGAACGCCGTGCTGGAGACCTTCGCGTCCCGCCCGTCCGGCGAATCGTCCTGGAGTGCGCTGCGCGCCTCACTGGACGCCCTGCACGCGGAGGCCGGCGAGCTGGACCCCCAGTGGGCAGCGCAGACGCGCCTCGCCCGCAAGCACCCGTCCGTCCTCGGGCGGCAGCTCGCCACCTACGCCGAGTTCGAGCGCGCCCTGGCCGACCTGATCGCCTCCCGGGACGGCCTCCCCCGCCTGCGCGCCCGCGTCATGGCGGGCGCCTTCATGACCGCGCTGCGCATCGCGTCCCTGACCTGGATCGAGGAGCAGCCCGTCCGCCCCCTCGCCGAGGTCGCGGCCGAGACCCTCACCGAGATGGCCCGCGAGTTCCACTGA
- a CDS encoding pyruvate dehydrogenase, with protein sequence MATVADQFIEVLRQAGVRRIYGVVGDSLNPVVDAVRRTRGIDWVHVRNEEAGAFAAAAEAQTTGRLAVCAGSCGPGNTHLIQGLYDAHRSGAPVLALASQIPSVQIGSGYFQETHPERLFVDCSHFCEPIVTPEQMPRILRTAIQHAIGLGGVSVLTLPGDVAGRETAGPTGEHDFLVQKGIVRPPSDQVEQLAGALNRARKVMLFCGYGVRDAHAEVIELAHRLLSPVGHALRGKEWIQYENPFDVGMSGLLGYGACYEAMQDADLVLLLGTDFPYDPFLPGKNTIQVDDDPSKPGRRTPLDLAVHGDVGETIRLVLDKVEQKRDRSYLDEMLHRHARALENVVSAYTRDIDRHIPIHPEYVAGVLDDLADDDAIFTVDTGMCNVWAARYLTPNGRRRVMGSFVHGSMANALPHAIGAQFGAPGRQVVSISGDGGLGMLLGELLTVRLHRVPVKIILFDNASLGMVKLEMMVDGLPSYETDHEPVDYAAIAEAAGIESARVERPSDVRTVMERALAAPGPYLVDVVTDPNALSIPPRITPQQVKGFALSAGKTVLTGGVGKMLDLARSNLRNIPRP encoded by the coding sequence ATGGCGACCGTCGCCGACCAGTTCATCGAGGTGCTGCGGCAGGCCGGCGTCCGGCGGATCTACGGGGTGGTGGGCGACAGCCTCAACCCGGTCGTGGACGCCGTGCGGCGGACGCGGGGCATCGACTGGGTGCACGTCCGCAACGAGGAGGCGGGCGCGTTCGCGGCGGCGGCCGAGGCGCAGACCACGGGACGGCTCGCCGTGTGCGCGGGCAGTTGCGGCCCCGGAAACACGCACCTCATCCAGGGCCTTTACGACGCGCACAGGTCGGGTGCGCCGGTGCTGGCGCTGGCGTCGCAGATCCCGAGCGTGCAGATCGGCAGCGGCTACTTCCAGGAGACGCACCCTGAGCGGCTGTTCGTCGACTGCAGCCACTTCTGCGAGCCGATCGTCACTCCGGAGCAGATGCCGCGCATCCTGCGGACCGCGATCCAGCACGCGATCGGGCTCGGCGGCGTCTCCGTGCTGACGCTGCCCGGCGACGTCGCGGGACGTGAAACGGCCGGCCCCACCGGCGAGCACGACTTCCTCGTCCAGAAGGGGATCGTCCGGCCGCCGTCCGACCAGGTCGAGCAGCTCGCCGGGGCCCTCAACCGGGCGCGGAAGGTGATGCTGTTCTGCGGCTACGGCGTCAGGGACGCCCACGCCGAGGTGATCGAGCTGGCGCACCGGCTACTCTCCCCGGTCGGCCATGCGCTGCGCGGCAAGGAGTGGATCCAGTACGAGAACCCGTTCGACGTGGGCATGAGCGGCCTGCTCGGCTACGGCGCCTGCTACGAGGCGATGCAGGACGCCGATCTCGTCCTCCTGCTCGGCACCGACTTCCCCTACGACCCGTTCCTGCCGGGAAAGAACACCATCCAGGTGGACGACGACCCGTCGAAGCCGGGGCGCCGCACCCCGCTCGACCTCGCCGTCCACGGGGACGTCGGGGAGACGATCCGGCTCGTTCTGGACAAGGTCGAGCAGAAGCGCGACCGCTCCTACCTCGACGAGATGCTGCACCGCCACGCGCGGGCGCTGGAGAACGTGGTCTCCGCCTACACCCGCGACATCGACCGGCACATCCCGATCCACCCCGAATACGTCGCCGGCGTCCTGGACGACCTCGCCGACGACGACGCGATCTTCACCGTGGACACCGGTATGTGCAACGTCTGGGCGGCCCGCTACCTCACCCCCAACGGGCGCCGCCGCGTGATGGGCTCGTTCGTCCACGGCTCGATGGCCAACGCGCTCCCGCACGCCATCGGCGCGCAGTTCGGCGCGCCCGGACGCCAGGTCGTGTCGATCTCCGGCGACGGCGGTCTCGGCATGCTGCTCGGCGAGCTGCTCACGGTGCGGCTGCACCGCGTCCCCGTGAAGATCATCCTGTTCGACAACGCGTCGCTCGGCATGGTGAAGCTGGAGATGATGGTGGACGGCCTGCCGTCCTACGAGACCGACCACGAGCCCGTCGACTACGCCGCGATCGCCGAGGCGGCCGGCATCGAGTCGGCGCGCGTGGAGCGCCCGTCCGACGTCCGCACCGTGATGGAGCGCGCGCTCGCCGCGCCCGGCCCCTACCTGGTGGACGTCGTGACCGACCCGAACGCCCTGTCCATCCCGCCGCGCATCACACCGCAGCAGGTGAAGGGCTTCGCGCTGTCGGCGGGCAAGACCGTCCTCACCGGCGGCGTCGGCAAGATGCTCGACCTGGCCCGCAGCAACCTCCGCAACATCCCCCGCCCCTGA